A stretch of Vigna angularis cultivar LongXiaoDou No.4 chromosome 4, ASM1680809v1, whole genome shotgun sequence DNA encodes these proteins:
- the LOC108331009 gene encoding uncharacterized protein LOC108331009, with protein MEGFDMHGNEEGGVMGKKRVMVVVDGTSHSKHAMMWALTHVTNKGDSLTLLHIVPPHKGPEPSSSTYLVNYLGSLCRDCKPGVEVEALVIQGPKLATVMSQVKKLEVSVLVLGQKKSSSLLSCICGSSGSGYTEDFVNHCINKAECLTIGVRKRSQGTNGYFISTRWQKNFWLLA; from the exons ATGGAAGGGTTTGACATGCACGGAAACGAGGAGGGTGGGGTGATGGGGAAGAAGAGGGTGATGGTGGTGGTTGATGGAACTTCACATTCCAAGCATGCGATGATGTGGGCACTTACTCATGTAACTAATAAGGGTGATTCCTTGACTCTTCTTCATATTGTACCTCCTCACAAGGGTCctgaaccttcttcttccacctaTCTCGTCAATTATCTCGGCTCTCTTTGCAGAGATTGCAAACCGGGG GTTGAAGTGGAAGCGCTCGTTATCCAAGGACCAAAACTGGCCACAGTAATGAGCCAAGTAAAGAAGTTGGAAGTCTCTGTCCTGGTACTGGGCCAAAAGAAGTCATCTTCTCTTTTAAGTTG TATATGTGGAAGCAGCGGAAGCGGTTATACGGAGGATTTTGTGAATCATTGCATCAATAAAGCAGAGTGCTTGACAATTGGAGTGAGGAAGAGAAGCCAGGGCACAAATGGATACTTCATTAGCACTAGGTGGCAGAAGAACTTCTGGCTTTTGGCTTAG